A region of Rattus rattus isolate New Zealand chromosome 7, Rrattus_CSIRO_v1, whole genome shotgun sequence DNA encodes the following proteins:
- the LOC116905645 gene encoding 40S ribosomal protein S15a-like, whose protein sequence is MNVLADALKSSNNAEKRGKRQVLLGPCSKVIVRFLTVMMRPGYIGEFEITDDHRAGKIVVNLTGRLKCGVLSPRLDVQLKDLEEWQNNLLPSRHFGFIVLTTSAGIMAHEEARRRHTRGRILGSLF, encoded by the coding sequence ATGAATGTTCTGGCGGATGCTCTCAAGAGCAGCAACAACGCCGAGAAGAGAGGCAAACGCCAGGTCCTCCTCGGGCCGTGTTCCAAAGTCATCGTCCGGTTCCTGACTGTGATGATGAGGCCTGGATACATTGGTGAATTCGAGATCACTGATGATCACAGGGCTGGGAAGATCGTGGTGAACCTCACAGGAAGGCTGAAGTGTGGAGTTCTAAGCCCTAGACTTGATGTTCAACTCAAAGACCTGGAGGAATGGCAGAACAATCTGCTCCCTTCACGGCACTTTGGTTTCATTGTGCTGACAACCTCGGCTGGCATCATGGCCCACGAAGAGGCAAGACGAAGACATACAAGAGGGAGAATCCTGggatctcttttttaa